The proteins below are encoded in one region of Maribacter aestuarii:
- a CDS encoding gluconate:H+ symporter: MPLLIVILGIVLLFILITRFKLNAFITFILVSLFVGIAEGMEPVTVIDSIQKGIGNILGFLVIILGLGAMLGKLVADSGAAQRITTKLVDKFGKKNIQWAVVLTGFIVGIPMFYSVGFVILIPLVFTIAAATGLPLLYVGLPMLASLSVTHGYLPPHPAPTAIAATFNADIGKTLLYGIIVAIPAIIVAGPLLSRTMKNIKATPLKEFLNPVILKDEEMPGTGISIFTALLPVILIAIAALAALLLPDGSVLQDILLFVGNPVIAMLISVLVAIYTLGLARGKKMKEVMDSVASAITGITMVLLIIAGAGALKQVLIDSGVSEYIGAMLDGSSISPLILAWLIATVIRVCVGSATVAGLTAAGIVLPLVNGTGVSAELMVLAIGSGSLMLSHVNDSGFWLYKEYFNLSVKDTLKTWTVMETTVGVMGLIGVLVLNIFI; encoded by the coding sequence ATGCCACTACTCATTGTAATTCTTGGAATAGTACTGCTCTTTATATTAATTACAAGGTTTAAGCTCAACGCTTTCATCACCTTCATACTCGTTTCGCTTTTCGTCGGAATAGCCGAGGGTATGGAACCTGTTACCGTCATAGATTCCATTCAAAAAGGCATTGGCAATATCCTTGGATTCTTAGTAATCATTTTAGGCCTCGGGGCTATGCTAGGAAAATTGGTCGCGGACAGTGGCGCAGCTCAAAGAATCACGACCAAACTTGTCGATAAATTTGGAAAGAAGAATATTCAATGGGCCGTTGTACTCACTGGATTTATCGTAGGCATACCCATGTTCTATTCCGTAGGTTTTGTGATTTTAATCCCGCTGGTTTTTACCATTGCGGCGGCAACTGGGCTACCGCTACTCTATGTAGGCCTCCCTATGCTGGCCTCCCTTTCCGTAACTCATGGGTATTTACCTCCACACCCGGCGCCTACGGCAATTGCGGCTACCTTTAATGCGGATATTGGCAAAACCCTATTGTATGGGATTATTGTAGCCATCCCTGCTATCATCGTTGCAGGACCTCTATTGTCACGAACCATGAAAAACATAAAAGCAACCCCACTTAAGGAGTTCTTGAACCCCGTAATTCTGAAGGACGAAGAAATGCCCGGTACAGGAATCAGTATTTTTACCGCTCTGCTACCCGTTATTCTTATTGCCATAGCTGCTTTGGCAGCTCTTCTTCTACCGGATGGGTCGGTATTACAGGACATTTTGTTGTTCGTTGGCAATCCAGTTATTGCTATGCTCATTTCGGTTTTGGTGGCTATATATACTTTAGGTCTTGCCCGTGGTAAAAAAATGAAAGAAGTGATGGATTCCGTGGCCAGTGCCATAACGGGAATAACCATGGTACTATTGATTATAGCTGGAGCAGGTGCTTTAAAGCAAGTACTTATAGACAGTGGTGTCAGTGAGTATATTGGAGCAATGCTCGATGGCTCTTCCATTTCTCCATTAATTTTAGCTTGGTTAATTGCCACTGTCATAAGGGTCTGTGTAGGATCCGCAACGGTCGCAGGACTTACGGCTGCCGGTATTGTGCTGCCTTTGGTAAACGGGACTGGCGTAAGTGCCGAACTCATGGTCCTGGCCATAGGTTCCGGCAGTTTAATGCTCTCCCATGTGAACGATAGTGGTTTCTGGCTTTACAAAGAATATTTTAATTTATCGGTAAAGGATACGCTAAAAACATGGACCGTTATGGAAACCACGGTGGGTGTAATGGGACTGATAGGTGTGCTCGTACTTAATATCTTCATTTGA
- a CDS encoding RidA family protein — MKPSEKIKELGLILPPAPPPAGLYKPILVVENFLYVSGQGPMLKDGSLYTGRVGETLTLEQGKEAARHVALTMLATITTHFGSLDRIKRLVKTLGMVNCTPEFGDQPLVINGYSELMSDVFGPENGVGVRSAVGMMLPGQVAVEIEAMFELHK, encoded by the coding sequence ATGAAACCATCAGAAAAAATAAAGGAACTTGGCCTAATTCTACCACCGGCACCTCCGCCAGCCGGTTTGTACAAACCTATATTGGTGGTTGAAAATTTTCTATATGTTTCCGGACAAGGACCAATGCTTAAGGATGGGTCCTTATACACTGGTCGCGTGGGAGAAACTCTGACGCTTGAACAGGGAAAAGAAGCTGCTAGACATGTAGCGCTTACAATGTTGGCAACCATCACGACCCACTTTGGGAGTTTAGACCGTATTAAAAGACTGGTAAAAACTTTGGGTATGGTCAACTGTACCCCGGAATTTGGAGATCAGCCATTAGTCATTAATGGGTATAGTGAATTAATGTCCGATGTTTTTGGTCCTGAAAATGGCGTTGGCGTTAGAAGTGCAGTAGGCATGATGCTTCCCGGTCAGGTAGCGGTTGAAATTGAGGCCATGTTCGAGCTACATAAATAA
- a CDS encoding M23 family metallopeptidase has protein sequence MERILLLSLFTFTLVLIYPQKEDRYTALGHFEKSTPTLKKTDSIIFTNGFDFPVGKPDANGYYNAQPFGMNNHLGEDWNGNGGGNTDFGDPIYASANGYISFSKNIGGGWGKVIRIKHYMENGEIYESLYAHCDSILVEKNQFVYKGAKIGTIGNAGGMYFAHLHFEIRNDVNLPIGQGYSNDTEGYLDPTKFIRQHRK, from the coding sequence TTGGAAAGAATTTTGCTCTTAAGTTTATTCACTTTTACACTAGTATTAATTTATCCCCAAAAGGAGGACCGTTATACTGCCCTTGGCCACTTTGAGAAATCTACTCCAACTTTAAAAAAAACAGATTCCATAATTTTTACAAACGGTTTTGATTTTCCGGTAGGAAAACCAGATGCAAATGGATATTATAATGCACAGCCTTTTGGCATGAATAATCATCTCGGTGAAGATTGGAACGGCAATGGTGGTGGTAACACAGATTTCGGAGATCCAATTTATGCATCAGCCAATGGCTACATAAGTTTCTCGAAAAATATTGGAGGAGGCTGGGGGAAGGTTATCCGAATCAAACATTATATGGAAAATGGCGAGATTTACGAATCTCTTTATGCTCATTGTGACTCCATTCTAGTTGAAAAAAATCAATTCGTTTACAAGGGTGCTAAAATTGGAACAATTGGAAATGCAGGGGGAATGTATTTTGCCCATTTACATTTTGAAATCAGAAACGATGTGAACCTCCCTATTGGTCAAGGTTACTCTAATGACACTGAAGGGTACTTAGACCCTACTAAATTCATACGACAACATAGAAAATAA
- a CDS encoding dipeptidase: protein MFIFDAHLDLAMNAMEWNRDLRWTVEDIRKSEQDLTDKPDRGKNTVSFDAMRQGNIGLCVATQIARYVKPENPLPGWNSSQQAWAQTQGQLAWYKAMEADGFIKQITDKATLNAHLKSWEEDRENTPIGYILSLEGADSIIDLDYLEKSYEQGLRAIGPAHYGPGTYAFGTDSVGGIGAKGKELLKKVQSLNIILDATHLCDQSFWETMNAYQGPVWASHNNCRKFVNHNRQFSDEQLLELIDRDAVIGTALDAWMMVPNWQRGKSTPEKMGVTLDLMVQNIDHICQLAGNSLHVGIGTDLDGGFGTEQSPSDLDTIADLQKIPELLRNKGYGTEDISNIMHKNFIRFLNKTWK from the coding sequence ATGTTCATTTTTGATGCTCATCTGGACTTGGCCATGAACGCCATGGAATGGAATCGTGACCTCAGGTGGACAGTAGAAGATATCCGGAAAAGTGAGCAGGATTTGACGGATAAGCCGGATCGAGGTAAAAACACCGTTTCCTTTGATGCGATGCGCCAAGGAAATATTGGCCTCTGTGTGGCTACTCAAATAGCACGTTATGTAAAACCCGAAAACCCGTTACCTGGTTGGAACTCATCACAACAGGCTTGGGCACAGACCCAAGGACAGCTGGCTTGGTACAAGGCCATGGAAGCGGACGGATTTATTAAACAAATAACTGACAAAGCAACCCTTAATGCCCATTTAAAAAGTTGGGAGGAGGACCGGGAAAATACACCTATTGGATATATTTTAAGTTTGGAGGGAGCAGATAGTATCATTGACCTAGATTATCTGGAGAAATCATATGAGCAAGGTTTACGGGCCATTGGACCTGCCCATTATGGGCCAGGAACCTATGCCTTTGGGACAGATTCCGTTGGAGGCATCGGAGCGAAGGGTAAAGAACTTTTAAAGAAAGTTCAGAGTCTAAATATCATTCTAGACGCCACTCACCTTTGTGACCAAAGTTTCTGGGAAACTATGAATGCTTATCAAGGACCGGTGTGGGCCAGTCACAACAACTGCCGGAAATTCGTGAACCATAACCGCCAGTTTTCAGATGAGCAACTATTGGAACTTATTGATCGGGATGCCGTAATAGGAACGGCTCTAGATGCTTGGATGATGGTTCCCAATTGGCAACGTGGAAAATCGACACCAGAGAAAATGGGGGTAACCTTGGACCTTATGGTCCAAAATATAGACCATATCTGTCAATTAGCAGGTAACTCCTTACATGTGGGAATCGGTACGGATCTGGATGGAGGTTTTGGAACAGAACAAAGTCCTTCAGATTTGGACACTATTGCAGATTTGCAGAAAATTCCTGAGTTATTACGAAATAAAGGATATGGTACGGAGGATATTAGTAACATCATGCATAAAAATTTTATACGCTTCTTGAACAAAACTTGGAAATAG
- a CDS encoding D-TA family PLP-dependent enzyme, translating into MNNEKWFLLKDAESVISPSLLIYPDRIKHNIKTMVDMAGGPENLRPHVKTHKCAEIISMQLEQGITKFKCATIAEAELLASCKAPDVLLAMQPVGANIDRLLSLIKTFPKVAFSALVDNTSTADLLGRKAAKNEIKLSLFIDLNVGMNRTGIAPNLEAFNLYKFISEQSNLSFEGLHLYDGHFRNPDPIIREKNCDAAFETVLALKKKIIDAGLPQPVIIAGGSPTFPFHAKRENVIASPGTTLLWDAGYGELFPEMNFLPAAVLFTRIISKPKAGIICFDLGHKSIAPEMAFPRVRFLTLDHGKQISQSEEHLVVEYDDLKISEVGDEHYAIPKHICPTVAKYEYLQVVENGGIVDTWNVAARNHKITI; encoded by the coding sequence ATGAACAATGAAAAATGGTTTCTTTTAAAGGATGCTGAATCCGTCATTTCTCCATCCCTATTGATATATCCGGATAGGATAAAGCACAATATAAAAACTATGGTAGACATGGCGGGTGGCCCGGAAAACTTGCGTCCCCATGTAAAAACACATAAGTGTGCTGAAATAATATCCATGCAATTGGAGCAAGGAATTACCAAGTTCAAGTGTGCCACAATAGCCGAAGCGGAATTATTGGCTTCCTGTAAAGCACCTGATGTCTTGCTAGCCATGCAACCTGTTGGGGCGAACATAGACCGTCTGCTGTCCTTAATTAAAACATTTCCGAAGGTAGCGTTCTCTGCGCTGGTCGACAACACCTCAACGGCTGACCTACTTGGTAGAAAGGCAGCCAAAAATGAGATTAAGCTTTCGTTGTTTATTGATTTGAACGTGGGAATGAATAGAACGGGAATAGCGCCAAATTTGGAAGCATTTAATCTTTACAAGTTTATATCGGAACAGTCAAATTTATCATTTGAAGGTTTACACTTATATGACGGACATTTTAGAAATCCGGACCCCATAATACGAGAAAAGAATTGCGATGCAGCTTTTGAAACTGTCTTGGCATTAAAGAAAAAAATAATTGATGCTGGCCTTCCACAACCAGTTATTATCGCGGGTGGATCCCCTACTTTTCCTTTTCACGCCAAACGCGAAAATGTTATTGCAAGTCCCGGAACTACACTACTTTGGGACGCTGGCTATGGGGAACTATTCCCAGAAATGAACTTTCTTCCTGCAGCAGTTTTGTTTACACGTATCATCAGCAAACCAAAAGCGGGTATTATTTGTTTTGATTTAGGCCATAAATCCATTGCTCCCGAAATGGCCTTTCCAAGGGTACGATTTTTGACCTTAGATCACGGCAAACAAATAAGTCAGTCCGAAGAGCACCTAGTGGTGGAATACGACGACCTTAAGATTTCTGAAGTGGGTGACGAACACTACGCTATCCCCAAACACATTTGTCCTACAGTCGCCAAGTATGAGTACTTGCAAGTTGTGGAAAATGGTGGGATTGTAGACACTTGGAACGTAGCCGCACGTAACCATAAAATAACCATATAA